One genomic window of Pseudomonas aeruginosa includes the following:
- a CDS encoding LysR family transcriptional regulator, whose translation MNRRDPLAGLHVFRQVADTGSFTRAAALLGVTPAAVSQAINQLEAELRLKLFHRTTRGVSLSEAGQRYHEQTEQPYRDLVRAREALGESLAEPSGQLRISALHLAKNLVIAPMLNEFVRRYPKVQLEIRYEDQLVDIVRERLDAGIRLADALQPGMVGVQLTAPLACLLVATPTYLAEYGTPASVADLDGHAAVRFRFPRSGRLHKWRLREDGRELEVDLPARFVSTDTETIIEAARAGAGIAQAFIRERVAADLAAGRLVEVLPGSCLPLPPMWLYYLNRRHVPAKLRAFIELLREWRQPA comes from the coding sequence ATGAATCGACGCGATCCCCTCGCCGGCCTGCATGTCTTCAGGCAGGTCGCCGACACCGGCAGCTTCACCCGCGCCGCCGCCCTGCTCGGGGTGACGCCGGCAGCGGTGAGCCAGGCGATCAACCAACTGGAAGCCGAGCTGCGTCTCAAGCTGTTCCACCGCACCACCCGCGGGGTCAGCCTGAGCGAGGCCGGGCAGCGCTACCACGAACAGACCGAACAGCCCTACCGCGACCTGGTGCGCGCCCGCGAAGCGCTCGGCGAAAGCCTCGCGGAACCCTCCGGGCAGCTGCGCATCAGCGCCCTGCACCTGGCGAAGAACCTGGTGATCGCACCGATGCTCAACGAGTTCGTGCGACGCTACCCGAAGGTACAACTGGAGATCCGCTACGAGGACCAGTTGGTGGATATCGTCAGGGAACGACTGGATGCCGGCATCCGCCTGGCCGACGCCCTGCAGCCGGGCATGGTCGGGGTGCAACTGACAGCGCCGCTGGCGTGCCTGCTGGTGGCCACTCCGACCTACCTCGCCGAGTACGGTACGCCGGCCAGCGTCGCCGACCTCGATGGGCATGCCGCCGTGCGCTTCCGTTTCCCGCGCAGCGGCCGCCTGCACAAGTGGCGCTTGCGGGAAGACGGGCGGGAACTGGAAGTGGACCTGCCGGCACGCTTCGTCAGCACCGACACCGAGACGATCATCGAGGCGGCCCGCGCCGGCGCAGGGATCGCCCAGGCATTCATCCGCGAGCGAGTCGCCGCGGACCTCGCTGCCGGGCGCCTGGTGGAAGTGCTGCCTGGCAGTTGCCTGCCGCTGCCGCCGATGTGGCTGTATTACCTGAACCGCCGCCACGTACCGGCCAAGCTGCGCGCCTTCATCGAACTGCTACGCGAGTGGCGGCAGCCGGCCTGA
- a CDS encoding SDR family oxidoreductase has translation MKQKRILVTGAGSGFGREVALRLAARGHRTIAGVRGAGQAADLREEAGRRGVPLRVETLDITVAADRERAWEWDIDVLLNNAGSAEAGASAEIPLELVRALFETNVFANLELTQGFVRRMVEQKRGGKVLFVSSIAGLITGPYTGPYCASKHALEAFAEALHAELKPFGIQVGTINPGPYQTGFNDRMMETWKRWYDPQRHFTDHSGVRFPFEQYDPEEMIARMVELAEADEGPFRTLLPEAFVEVVKDEQAQAWQRRL, from the coding sequence ATGAAACAGAAGCGAATCCTGGTGACCGGGGCCGGCAGCGGCTTCGGTCGGGAAGTGGCGTTGCGCCTGGCCGCCCGCGGCCATCGGACGATCGCCGGCGTGCGCGGCGCCGGGCAGGCCGCCGACCTGCGCGAAGAGGCCGGGCGGCGTGGCGTCCCGCTGCGGGTGGAAACCCTCGACATCACCGTCGCCGCCGATCGCGAACGCGCCTGGGAATGGGATATCGACGTGCTGCTGAACAACGCCGGCAGCGCCGAGGCCGGGGCCAGCGCGGAGATCCCGCTGGAACTGGTGCGCGCGCTGTTCGAGACCAACGTGTTCGCCAACCTGGAACTGACCCAGGGTTTCGTCCGGCGCATGGTCGAGCAGAAGCGTGGCGGCAAGGTGCTCTTCGTGTCGTCCATCGCCGGCCTGATCACCGGACCCTATACCGGCCCCTACTGCGCCTCCAAGCATGCCCTGGAGGCCTTCGCCGAGGCCCTGCATGCCGAACTGAAGCCGTTCGGCATCCAGGTTGGCACCATCAATCCCGGCCCGTACCAGACCGGCTTCAACGATCGCATGATGGAAACCTGGAAACGCTGGTACGACCCGCAGCGCCACTTCACCGACCACAGCGGCGTGCGCTTTCCCTTCGAGCAGTACGATCCGGAGGAAATGATCGCGCGGATGGTCGAGCTGGCCGAGGCTGACGAAGGCCCGTTCCGCACCCTGTTGCCGGAAGCTTTCGTCGAGGTGGTGAAGGACGAGCAGGCGCAGGCCTGGCAGCGCCGCCTGTAG
- the ilvA gene encoding threonine ammonia-lyase, biosynthetic — translation MSASTLSASKPLLAGYVESILAAPVYDVAVETPLQVAPQLSQRLGNRVLLKREDLQPVFSFKIRGAYTRVARLSDEQKARGVITASAGNHAQGLALAAQRLGVRAVIVMPRTTPELKVKGVLARGGEALLHGDAFPDALAHALQLAEREGMTFVPPYDDPDVIAGQGTVAMEILRQHSGRLDAIFVPVGGGSLIAGIAAYVKHLRPDIRVIGVEPEDSNCLQAALAAGERVVLGQVGLFADGVAVAQIGACNFEVCKDHVDEVITVGSDEICAAIKDIYDDTRSITEPAGALAVAGIKKYVARERTEGQTLVAIDSGANINFDRLRHVAERAELGEQREAIIAVTVAERPGSFKAFCAALGRRQITEFNYRYHSDRQAHLFVGVQTHPLIDSRADLLAGLREQGFPVLDLTDNEMAKLHIRHMVGGHGTEVRRERLFRFEFPERPGALLNFLDKLGSRWNISLFHYRNHGAADGRVLAGLQVPDEERGELEAALQAIGYPYWEETHNPAYRLFAG, via the coding sequence ATGAGCGCCTCGACCCTCAGCGCAAGCAAACCCCTGCTGGCCGGCTACGTGGAAAGCATCCTGGCCGCGCCGGTGTACGACGTCGCCGTGGAAACCCCCTTGCAGGTCGCGCCGCAGTTGTCCCAGCGCCTGGGCAACCGGGTGCTGCTCAAGCGCGAGGACCTGCAGCCGGTGTTCTCCTTCAAGATCCGCGGCGCCTACACCCGTGTCGCGCGCCTGAGCGACGAGCAGAAGGCTCGCGGGGTGATCACCGCCTCCGCCGGCAACCATGCCCAGGGCCTGGCCCTGGCGGCGCAGCGCCTGGGCGTGCGGGCGGTGATCGTGATGCCGCGCACCACTCCCGAGCTCAAGGTCAAGGGCGTGCTGGCGCGCGGCGGCGAGGCGTTGCTGCACGGCGACGCCTTCCCCGATGCGCTGGCCCATGCCCTGCAACTGGCCGAGCGCGAAGGCATGACCTTCGTCCCACCCTACGACGATCCGGACGTGATCGCCGGACAGGGCACGGTGGCGATGGAGATCCTCCGCCAGCACAGCGGCCGCCTCGACGCGATCTTCGTGCCGGTCGGCGGCGGCAGCCTGATCGCCGGGATCGCCGCCTACGTCAAGCACCTGCGTCCGGATATTCGCGTGATCGGCGTCGAGCCGGAGGATTCCAACTGCCTGCAGGCGGCGCTGGCCGCCGGCGAACGGGTGGTGCTGGGCCAGGTCGGGCTGTTCGCCGACGGGGTGGCGGTGGCGCAGATCGGCGCTTGCAACTTCGAGGTCTGCAAGGACCATGTCGACGAGGTGATCACCGTCGGCAGCGACGAAATCTGCGCGGCGATCAAGGACATCTACGACGACACCCGTTCGATCACCGAGCCGGCCGGCGCCCTGGCCGTAGCGGGGATCAAGAAGTACGTGGCCCGCGAACGCACCGAGGGGCAGACCCTGGTGGCCATCGACTCCGGTGCCAACATCAACTTCGACCGCCTGCGCCACGTTGCCGAGCGCGCCGAACTGGGCGAACAGCGCGAAGCGATCATCGCCGTCACCGTGGCCGAGCGGCCGGGCAGCTTCAAGGCCTTCTGCGCGGCGCTGGGCCGGCGCCAGATCACCGAGTTCAACTACCGCTACCACAGCGACCGCCAGGCCCACCTGTTCGTCGGCGTGCAGACCCATCCGCTCATCGACAGCCGCGCCGACCTGCTCGCCGGCCTGCGCGAGCAGGGCTTCCCGGTACTCGACCTGACCGACAACGAGATGGCCAAGCTGCACATCCGCCACATGGTCGGCGGCCACGGTACCGAGGTGCGCCGCGAGCGGCTGTTCCGCTTCGAGTTTCCCGAACGCCCCGGGGCCTTGCTGAACTTCCTCGACAAGCTCGGCTCGCGCTGGAACATCAGCCTGTTCCACTACCGCAACCACGGCGCCGCCGACGGTCGGGTGCTGGCCGGATTGCAGGTGCCGGACGAGGAGCGCGGCGAGCTGGAGGCGGCGTTGCAAGCCATCGGCTATCCGTACTGGGAGGAAACCCACAACCCGGCCTACCGGCTGTTCGCCGGTTGA
- a CDS encoding GlcG/HbpS family heme-binding protein encodes MRTPAMSTHLSLQHAQRCIAAAIAEAQRQRLAVCVAVVDAHANLLAFVRMDDSVPGAIDLAQRKARSAALFRLPSGELGRLAGPGQPLWSIEQSNGGLACFAGGMPLGDAGGSCLGGIGVSGASAAQDQSIAEAAVAMATIQR; translated from the coding sequence ATGAGGACGCCGGCCATGTCTACCCACCTGTCTCTGCAACATGCCCAACGCTGCATCGCGGCGGCCATTGCCGAAGCGCAGCGGCAGCGCCTGGCGGTCTGCGTCGCGGTGGTCGACGCCCATGCCAACCTGCTGGCGTTCGTACGGATGGACGACAGCGTTCCCGGTGCCATCGACCTGGCCCAGCGCAAGGCGCGCAGCGCCGCGCTGTTCCGCCTGCCCAGCGGCGAGCTGGGCCGACTCGCCGGGCCGGGCCAGCCGTTGTGGAGCATCGAGCAGAGCAACGGCGGGCTGGCCTGCTTCGCCGGCGGCATGCCGCTGGGCGATGCCGGCGGTTCCTGCCTGGGTGGCATCGGCGTCTCCGGCGCCAGCGCGGCCCAGGACCAATCCATCGCCGAGGCCGCCGTGGCCATGGCAACAATCCAGAGGTAA
- a CDS encoding DNA/RNA non-specific endonuclease has protein sequence MRKRNPRRATPEELRVCSVLKEKGTREELAHLAARGEWSNVPAYNASREQIADHLGKSVSPESDASFFDSRRFSEAIVLLKSRPVLLVKNGIFDEAPLAGLEQRLKKHRAALATPIRSVGRLELIDHDSMDWCGTGWRIEDDLIVTNRHVASLFAERQGSLFRFRLNQAGKQVRTRVDFREEYRQPESDEHVIARVLWIAPDVSEAPDMAILQVVKGDLLPPPLVLARQDAEPRQAVAVVGYPARDSRNDAGAMEDIFGNIYDVKRFAPGEVVGLPHDAWYLTHDCSTLGGNSGSAVLSIDGGEVVGLHFGGQFRKTNYAVKASVIRSLLARRAWVPVAGAELKRGVPRFQEKQRSVADLAERKGFDEAFLGPKAALPKPGKSHQVLPVGKGMRLDYLHFSVVMSASRRLPILTAVNIDGALKRSLKRKDSWGFDPRIEAAAQVGHKDFYGPASFDKGHMVRREDPGWGDSDAVARQAEDDTFVYTNAVPQVAQLNQRSWLSLEDYVLQNARSEGFRISVFTGPVFRDDDPLYQGVQVPLEFWKVVAMIDADSGELGVSAYLLGQEGMMPSEGFRYGAFKTYQVPLAKVEASADLRFSSALRKADVLAGTPLEEALESGRFIEIDGPDDLLLSRPGPAGKGR, from the coding sequence ATGCGCAAGCGCAACCCCCGGCGGGCCACGCCGGAAGAACTGCGGGTCTGCTCGGTACTGAAGGAAAAGGGCACCCGCGAGGAACTCGCCCACCTCGCCGCCCGCGGTGAGTGGAGCAACGTGCCGGCGTACAACGCCAGCCGCGAGCAGATCGCCGACCACCTGGGCAAGAGCGTGTCGCCGGAATCCGACGCCTCGTTCTTCGACTCGCGGCGCTTCAGCGAGGCGATCGTCCTGCTCAAGAGCCGGCCGGTGCTGCTGGTGAAGAACGGTATCTTCGACGAAGCGCCGCTGGCCGGCCTGGAGCAGCGCCTGAAGAAGCATCGCGCCGCGCTGGCCACGCCGATCCGCTCGGTCGGTCGGTTGGAATTGATCGACCACGACAGCATGGACTGGTGCGGTACCGGCTGGCGCATCGAGGACGACCTGATCGTCACCAACCGGCATGTCGCCAGCCTGTTCGCCGAGCGCCAGGGCAGCCTGTTCCGCTTCCGTCTCAACCAGGCCGGCAAGCAGGTGCGCACCCGCGTGGACTTCCGCGAGGAATACCGCCAGCCGGAAAGCGACGAGCATGTGATCGCGCGGGTCCTGTGGATCGCCCCGGACGTCTCCGAGGCGCCGGACATGGCGATCCTCCAGGTAGTGAAGGGCGACCTGCTGCCGCCGCCGCTGGTCCTCGCGCGCCAGGATGCCGAGCCGCGCCAGGCGGTGGCGGTGGTCGGCTATCCGGCGCGCGACAGCCGCAACGACGCCGGGGCGATGGAAGATATCTTCGGCAACATCTACGACGTCAAGCGCTTCGCTCCCGGCGAAGTCGTGGGATTGCCCCATGACGCCTGGTACCTGACCCACGACTGCTCGACCCTGGGCGGCAATTCCGGCTCGGCGGTGCTTTCGATCGACGGCGGCGAGGTGGTCGGCCTGCACTTCGGCGGCCAGTTCCGCAAGACCAACTATGCGGTGAAGGCCAGCGTGATCCGCAGCCTGCTGGCGCGTCGCGCCTGGGTGCCGGTGGCCGGGGCGGAGCTGAAGCGCGGCGTGCCGCGCTTCCAGGAAAAGCAGCGCAGCGTCGCCGACCTGGCCGAGCGCAAGGGTTTCGACGAGGCCTTCCTCGGGCCGAAGGCGGCCTTGCCCAAGCCGGGCAAGAGCCACCAGGTGCTGCCGGTGGGCAAGGGCATGCGCCTGGACTACCTGCATTTCTCGGTGGTGATGAGCGCCAGTCGGCGCTTGCCGATCCTCACCGCGGTGAATATCGACGGCGCGCTCAAGCGTTCGCTCAAGCGCAAGGATTCCTGGGGCTTCGACCCGCGCATCGAGGCGGCCGCGCAGGTCGGACACAAGGACTTCTACGGCCCGGCTTCGTTCGACAAGGGCCACATGGTGCGTCGCGAGGATCCCGGCTGGGGCGACAGCGATGCCGTCGCCCGGCAGGCTGAGGACGACACCTTCGTCTACACCAACGCGGTGCCCCAGGTGGCGCAGCTCAACCAGCGCAGCTGGCTGTCGCTGGAGGACTACGTGCTGCAGAACGCCAGGAGCGAGGGCTTCCGCATCTCGGTGTTCACCGGCCCGGTGTTCCGCGACGACGATCCGCTCTACCAGGGCGTGCAGGTGCCGCTGGAGTTCTGGAAGGTGGTGGCGATGATCGACGCCGACAGCGGCGAACTGGGAGTGTCCGCCTACCTGCTGGGGCAGGAAGGGATGATGCCCAGCGAAGGCTTCCGCTACGGTGCGTTCAAGACCTACCAGGTGCCGTTGGCGAAGGTCGAAGCCAGCGCCGACCTGCGTTTCTCCAGCGCCCTGCGCAAGGCCGACGTGCTCGCCGGCACGCCGCTGGAGGAGGCGCTGGAAAGCGGTCGCTTCATCGAGATCGACGGACCGGACGACCTCCTGCTGAGCCGGCCGGGGCCGGCCGGCAAGGGCCGCTGA